One segment of Virgibacillus doumboii DNA contains the following:
- the cydC gene encoding thiol reductant ABC exporter subunit CydC gives MKDLAVVMKLLMMEKKDILYSIIFGFIAGIAAVGLFAASGYLISKAAFAPPLYALIILTSTVKLLGFTRAFSRYAERYFSHRATFTILSNLRVSFFEKLEPLAPGIFQKYRSGDLLSRIVGDVESLQNFFLRVFYPPIVLIIVFLATILFTAYFSVAVAVVLFVGLILTTFVVPALFAVRQAKIDSHVRKERGELSTEVTEFLHGFRDLKIYQKLGEKENQLIESSNAYVAEQENENVNMLYSQSVNTFVSLLVSWFVLALGAYMVADGQLEGILLAMLVMISLTVFEDASPMAVFPIHIQDSKQAAERLFSVVCGKRTEEPEEPQQIKHDKAPAIEMTSVTFTFPDEWRTTLKNIDLTLPAGSKTAIVGPSGSGKSTLLQLILKINEPDDGRVLFDGIPVDHINQEEIWGNARVILQENHFFYGTVRNNLLLANEELTDEVMEAMLAIVELDYFSLTDPVYEKGENLSGGEKQRLAIARAMLKCGRLWLMDEPTSSVDALTEQNIYRHLFQKAADDTVVLISHRLTGLEKMDRIIVMDQGTIIESGTFDELMQEKGYFYEMKQIEKELL, from the coding sequence ATGAAGGATTTGGCTGTTGTAATGAAGCTGCTGATGATGGAGAAAAAGGATATTCTCTATTCGATAATCTTTGGGTTTATTGCCGGCATAGCGGCAGTTGGCCTTTTTGCTGCAAGTGGCTATCTAATCTCAAAGGCAGCTTTTGCACCTCCTTTATACGCATTGATTATTTTAACATCCACGGTTAAATTACTGGGATTTACGAGAGCGTTCAGCCGCTATGCAGAACGGTATTTTTCACATCGGGCAACATTTACGATTTTAAGTAATTTGCGTGTTTCTTTTTTTGAGAAGCTTGAACCGCTGGCACCGGGAATTTTTCAAAAGTATCGGAGCGGTGACCTGCTTTCCAGAATTGTTGGGGATGTGGAAAGCCTGCAGAATTTCTTCTTACGGGTGTTTTACCCGCCAATTGTTCTAATAATCGTCTTTTTAGCAACGATTTTGTTTACGGCGTATTTCTCGGTTGCAGTGGCAGTTGTATTGTTTGTCGGGTTAATCCTGACGACATTTGTTGTTCCGGCGCTGTTTGCGGTAAGACAGGCGAAAATCGACAGTCATGTCCGGAAAGAAAGAGGAGAATTATCGACAGAAGTAACTGAATTTCTCCATGGATTTCGTGATTTGAAAATATACCAGAAACTTGGTGAAAAAGAAAACCAGTTAATCGAGTCATCTAATGCGTATGTTGCCGAACAGGAAAATGAAAATGTGAACATGCTGTACAGTCAATCCGTAAATACCTTTGTGTCGCTTCTGGTCTCCTGGTTTGTACTGGCATTGGGAGCTTATATGGTAGCAGATGGTCAATTGGAAGGAATCCTGCTCGCCATGCTTGTAATGATTTCCCTGACTGTTTTTGAGGATGCCTCACCAATGGCCGTATTTCCAATACACATTCAGGACAGCAAACAGGCAGCGGAACGACTTTTCTCTGTTGTATGCGGAAAAAGAACTGAGGAACCTGAAGAACCCCAACAGATCAAACATGACAAAGCTCCTGCAATTGAAATGACCAGTGTAACATTCACCTTTCCGGATGAATGGCGAACCACATTAAAAAATATTGACTTAACACTTCCTGCTGGTTCGAAGACAGCAATCGTCGGACCAAGCGGATCAGGGAAGTCGACATTACTGCAGCTTATATTGAAAATCAATGAGCCTGATGATGGTCGTGTTTTATTTGACGGTATTCCTGTCGACCACATAAACCAGGAGGAAATTTGGGGAAATGCCCGTGTTATTCTTCAGGAAAATCACTTTTTCTACGGTACAGTAAGGAACAATTTGCTGCTTGCCAATGAGGAGTTAACAGATGAAGTAATGGAAGCGATGCTGGCTATAGTGGAGCTTGATTATTTTTCCTTAACTGATCCTGTATATGAAAAAGGGGAAAATCTGTCCGGGGGTGAAAAGCAGCGACTGGCAATTGCCCGGGCAATGCTTAAGTGCGGGCGGTTGTGGCTGATGGATGAGCCAACGTCATCTGTGGATGCACTGACAGAGCAAAATATATACAGACATCTGTTTCAGAAGGCAGCTGATGATACGGTCGTTTTGATCAGTCATCGTTTGACGGGACTGGAAAAGATGGATCGGATTATCGTTATGGATCAAGGGACAATCATTGAATCCGGAACGTTTGATGAGCTTATGCAGGAAAAAGGCTATTTTTATGAAATGAAACAGATAGAAAAAGAGCTGCTTTAG
- a CDS encoding alpha/beta hydrolase — MKHIFQKGNNPEGPTLLLLHGTGGTEQDLLPLAREIDKDANVLSVRGNVSENGMPRFFKRLAEGVFDEEDLIARTKELNEFLDEAAEENNFDRNNIIAVGYSNGANIAASLMFHYQDALKAAILHHPMVPRRGIELPDLSGKNVFIAAGTNDPICPAQESEDLKTLLENAGADAELHWENKGHQLTYDEVQAAGEWYKKL; from the coding sequence ATGAAACATATATTTCAAAAAGGAAATAATCCAGAAGGACCAACATTATTATTACTTCACGGAACCGGGGGCACCGAACAGGACCTATTACCGCTTGCACGCGAAATCGATAAAGATGCCAATGTGCTGAGTGTCCGGGGGAATGTATCTGAAAATGGAATGCCGCGTTTTTTTAAACGATTGGCTGAAGGGGTATTTGACGAAGAAGATTTGATTGCCCGTACAAAAGAATTGAATGAATTTTTGGATGAAGCAGCTGAAGAAAATAATTTTGACCGAAATAACATCATTGCTGTTGGATATTCCAACGGTGCCAATATTGCAGCAAGCCTGATGTTCCATTATCAGGATGCACTAAAAGCAGCCATCCTGCACCACCCGATGGTACCGAGGCGCGGGATTGAATTGCCTGACCTCTCCGGAAAAAATGTATTTATCGCTGCCGGGACGAATGACCCGATTTGCCCTGCACAGGAGTCTGAAGATCTTAAAACGCTATTAGAAAATGCCGGTGCTGATGCAGAACTGCATTGGGAAAATAAAGGTCACCAGTTAACTTATGATGAAGTACAGGCTGCCGGTGAATGGTATAAAAAACTTTGA
- a CDS encoding endonuclease III domain-containing protein: MQNYHFIYKKLYNHYGPQGWWPADTAFEMMIGAILVQNTSWRNVEKALSNVKPYLEPQKMDNLSVAELAAFIRPSGFFNVKAKRIKAFMNWFRAYDYDVERIKKMNMDSLRHELLDINGIGRETADVMLLYVFEKSVFVTDAYARRIFCRFGYDMPVSYDRFREQVEEYLPDDLHVFKEYHALLVEHAKQYCKKKPLCSSCPLSKHCIQRIS; this comes from the coding sequence ATGCAGAATTATCATTTCATATATAAGAAACTGTATAACCATTATGGTCCACAGGGCTGGTGGCCGGCTGACACAGCATTTGAGATGATGATCGGTGCCATTTTAGTGCAAAACACGAGCTGGCGCAATGTGGAAAAGGCCCTCTCCAATGTTAAGCCATATTTGGAACCACAAAAAATGGATAATCTGTCAGTAGCAGAACTGGCAGCATTTATTAGACCAAGTGGTTTTTTCAATGTAAAGGCAAAAAGGATTAAAGCGTTTATGAATTGGTTTAGGGCATATGATTATGATGTTGAACGGATTAAGAAAATGAACATGGACAGTTTGAGGCATGAACTGCTGGATATCAATGGGATAGGACGTGAAACAGCTGATGTTATGCTGCTTTACGTATTTGAAAAGTCAGTTTTTGTGACGGACGCATATGCGAGAAGAATCTTTTGCCGCTTTGGATATGACATGCCGGTATCATATGACAGATTTCGAGAGCAAGTTGAGGAATACCTTCCTGATGACCTTCATGTTTTTAAAGAATATCATGCCCTGCTTGTTGAACATGCAAAACAGTATTGTAAAAAGAAACCACTTTGCAGTTCCTGTCCATTAAGCAAGCATTGTATACAGCGAATTAGCTGA
- a CDS encoding NUDIX domain-containing protein: protein MSGESSLEGALRETEEELGLQLDSTSGRLLTSELRGNHHSDNWLFKSNADIDDLRYQADEVIDAKWVNRDTYLKMLQQNELVPTLRHFFDELNFR, encoded by the coding sequence TTGAGCGGTGAAAGCAGTTTGGAAGGGGCCTTGAGGGAGACAGAAGAAGAGCTTGGATTGCAGCTGGACTCCACGAGTGGCCGACTGCTTACCAGCGAGTTGCGAGGAAATCATCACTCGGATAATTGGCTATTTAAATCCAATGCCGATATTGATGATCTGCGGTATCAGGCCGATGAAGTAATCGACGCAAAATGGGTCAATCGGGACACATACCTAAAAATGCTGCAGCAAAACGAATTGGTGCCAACACTCAGGCACTTTTTTGATGAACTAAATTTCAGGTGA
- the cydD gene encoding thiol reductant ABC exporter subunit CydD, giving the protein MSSLKNILYEQKKRMVFLLISALLTGTVIVMQAYLFVTIIDGVFLKGKSFTEVIPMLAGLLLVLLARTMFTYWSGLNGAKMASKAKSKYRKSLLNEFSGSPVQASLHGQTGGKVSVMLDAVDEVDSYFSQYIPQVIQTSIIPLFILIAVFTQHINSGLIMIITAPFIPVFMIIIGLQTKKKSEEQLEKLAAFSGRFLDILQGLPTLKLFGRARQQKETIRQSSLNFRDATMKILKVAFASSFMLEMISMLSIGLIALELAIQLIVYESISFFTAFFVLVLVPEFYSSLKELGSAFHSGRSSMGAVKKIEDELAEKEQRVVWGNLLLPDEATPPAIDLQGVRFSYGKDQFEMDGISAEIPPYGQIAIAGRSGSGKTTLLHLIAGLIRPETGDVLVNGRPLSDYDEKAWFDQLSYISQHPYIFSGTIAENIAIGGRTDASRTAIEKAAEKAGISEMIQSLAKGYDTPVGEAGRGLSGGEQQRLAIARAFLKQPSVILFDEPTTGLDLQTERVLQTSIEQLSKHSTVITVAHRLHTIKNADKILFLENGQLAAAGTHGELIGTFAAYRDMVSVQQGGLAK; this is encoded by the coding sequence ATGAGCAGCTTAAAAAATATTTTATACGAACAGAAAAAAAGAATGGTATTTTTGCTTATTTCAGCCCTGCTGACAGGAACGGTGATTGTCATGCAGGCCTATCTATTTGTCACAATTATTGATGGTGTATTCCTGAAGGGGAAGTCTTTTACTGAAGTTATCCCTATGTTGGCTGGATTACTCCTCGTTCTTTTAGCACGAACGATGTTTACCTATTGGAGTGGGCTTAACGGCGCTAAGATGGCCTCGAAGGCTAAGAGCAAATACAGGAAATCTCTTTTAAATGAATTTTCCGGAAGTCCCGTTCAGGCTTCATTGCATGGACAAACCGGCGGAAAAGTAAGTGTGATGCTGGATGCTGTTGATGAAGTGGACAGTTACTTCAGTCAATATATTCCGCAAGTGATTCAAACGTCCATTATCCCGCTTTTCATACTTATCGCCGTCTTCACACAGCATATTAATTCTGGATTAATCATGATTATTACTGCACCATTTATACCTGTTTTCATGATTATCATAGGCTTACAGACGAAAAAGAAGTCAGAGGAACAACTGGAAAAGCTCGCTGCTTTTTCGGGAAGGTTTCTGGATATTTTACAGGGTTTGCCTACGCTTAAGCTGTTCGGACGGGCAAGACAGCAAAAAGAAACCATTCGGCAAAGCAGTTTAAATTTCAGGGATGCCACCATGAAGATTTTAAAAGTTGCCTTTGCTTCTTCCTTCATGCTGGAGATGATTTCCATGCTCAGTATCGGGTTGATTGCACTGGAACTGGCGATTCAGCTTATCGTATACGAAAGCATTTCCTTTTTTACTGCTTTCTTTGTACTGGTGCTTGTACCTGAATTTTATTCATCACTGAAAGAGTTAGGCAGTGCTTTTCATAGTGGACGAAGCAGCATGGGTGCAGTGAAAAAGATAGAAGATGAATTAGCAGAAAAAGAACAGCGAGTTGTTTGGGGGAATTTGTTACTACCAGATGAAGCGACACCACCTGCCATCGATTTGCAGGGTGTCAGGTTCAGTTATGGAAAAGATCAGTTTGAGATGGATGGTATTTCCGCGGAGATACCGCCATATGGACAAATTGCAATTGCCGGGCGGAGTGGTTCCGGGAAAACAACTCTCTTGCACCTGATTGCCGGCCTTATTCGTCCGGAGACAGGCGATGTTTTAGTCAACGGCAGACCATTGTCTGATTACGATGAAAAAGCATGGTTTGATCAATTAAGTTACATTTCCCAGCATCCCTATATTTTCTCAGGGACTATTGCAGAAAATATCGCTATCGGAGGAAGAACAGATGCTTCCCGGACTGCAATTGAAAAGGCTGCAGAAAAAGCAGGTATTTCAGAAATGATTCAATCGCTTGCAAAGGGCTATGATACCCCTGTTGGAGAAGCAGGCAGGGGGCTTTCTGGTGGTGAACAGCAGCGCCTTGCCATTGCAAGGGCATTTCTTAAGCAGCCATCAGTCATACTGTTTGATGAGCCGACAACCGGACTTGATTTACAGACGGAGCGGGTTTTACAGACATCCATTGAACAATTGTCGAAGCATTCTACCGTAATTACTGTCGCTCACCGGCTTCATACGATAAAAAATGCCGATAAAATCCTATTCCTGGAGAATGGGCAACTGGCTGCCGCGGGTACGCATGGGGAACTTATCGGGACGTTCGCTGCATATCGGGATATGGTATCTGTTCAGCAGGGGGGACTTGCAAAATGA
- a CDS encoding EcsC family protein, which yields MTEYGEKVYKELLVWRKKVLKRSGFVNQISKKAQTKINGIIPERAHKIITDSIKNMVKATLFGSDLTTNKEQSAGLSLMEQDERLKEKLASYRKTAVIEGAGTGAGGIFLGLADFPLLLSIKVKFLFESAAVYGYDTREYEERLFILHVFQLAFSSDEKRRETFHIVENWADEKDRLTDMDWRVFQQEYRDYIDLVKMLQLVPGLGAVVGAYANHNLLDTLGETAMNAYRLRLLTEQPLDY from the coding sequence ATGACCGAATATGGAGAAAAGGTATATAAAGAACTGCTGGTATGGCGAAAAAAGGTTTTAAAACGATCGGGATTTGTTAATCAAATCTCCAAAAAAGCACAGACGAAAATAAACGGGATAATCCCCGAAAGAGCTCACAAAATTATCACCGACAGTATAAAAAACATGGTAAAGGCTACCTTATTTGGCTCCGATTTGACAACGAATAAAGAACAGTCTGCAGGATTAAGTCTTATGGAACAAGATGAAAGGCTTAAAGAAAAGCTCGCTTCTTATCGGAAAACAGCAGTTATTGAAGGGGCCGGGACAGGTGCAGGCGGGATTTTTCTGGGACTTGCCGATTTTCCGTTGCTGTTATCCATTAAGGTAAAGTTTCTGTTCGAATCTGCTGCAGTGTATGGTTATGATACACGTGAATATGAGGAGCGGTTATTTATCCTTCACGTTTTTCAGTTGGCTTTTTCCAGTGATGAGAAACGTCGGGAAACATTTCATATTGTTGAGAACTGGGCAGACGAAAAGGATAGGCTTACAGATATGGATTGGCGGGTATTTCAACAAGAATATCGGGATTATATCGATCTGGTGAAGATGCTTCAGCTGGTTCCGGGTTTAGGCGCAGTTGTAGGTGCGTATGCCAATCATAATTTGCTTGATACGCTAGGGGAAACTGCAATGAATGCGTACCGGTTACGACTGTTAACTGAACAGCCGCTGGATTACTAA
- a CDS encoding Crp/Fnr family transcriptional regulator, producing the protein MAQINKSEKQLCVSLVPIFNHLEYSEQEEIAKASRSKTYDKKEVIFQAGDPSEYLYIVHKGKVKIYNLSESGKEQLIRILEPGNFMGELAVFTDEWLTSYAETIERTEICAIHKNDLKELLEDKPAISFKLLAESSKRLMSAEKTIERLSSQDVEMRVASYLLELAENATTLTTPLKVTLPMSKKDLASYIGTSQETLSRRLAGFEEKGWIHQTGQRKIEILDMDELIKLGG; encoded by the coding sequence ATGGCGCAAATTAACAAGTCTGAGAAACAGCTTTGTGTGTCACTGGTACCGATATTTAACCATCTGGAATATTCCGAGCAGGAGGAAATCGCTAAAGCAAGCAGGAGTAAAACGTATGATAAAAAGGAAGTTATTTTCCAGGCTGGAGATCCATCTGAGTATTTGTATATTGTTCATAAAGGCAAAGTGAAAATATATAATCTGTCCGAATCGGGAAAAGAACAACTGATTCGCATTTTGGAGCCAGGTAATTTTATGGGGGAACTGGCTGTTTTCACGGATGAGTGGTTAACGAGTTATGCAGAGACAATCGAGCGGACAGAAATATGCGCCATCCACAAAAATGATTTAAAAGAACTCCTGGAGGATAAACCGGCTATTTCATTTAAGTTGCTGGCTGAAAGCAGTAAACGGCTGATGAGTGCCGAGAAAACAATTGAACGGTTAAGCTCGCAGGATGTTGAAATGCGGGTTGCATCCTATTTGCTTGAACTGGCTGAAAATGCAACCACGTTAACAACTCCACTAAAAGTAACGCTGCCAATGAGTAAAAAAGATCTTGCTTCCTATATAGGAACAAGTCAGGAAACATTAAGCCGCCGATTGGCCGGGTTTGAAGAAAAAGGTTGGATCCATCAAACAGGGCAACGTAAAATTGAAATACTTGATATGGACGAATTAATAAAACTAGGAGGATAA
- a CDS encoding TerC family protein — translation MEALWLEYAWTLLILIGLEGILSADNALVLAVIAKHLPGDQKKRAIDLGIYMAFVFRFAAIFLISFLANVWEVQALGAAYLIYLGGKHVYKNLNPKDESHEKELKPGSGFWPTVAKIGVADVAFAVDSILAAVALAVALPLTPLPQIGGMDGGQFIVIVIASIAGLVLIKFAATWFVKLLEVRPGLETTAYLIVGWVGVKLAVITLSHEDVGVLPHDFAHSTGWTLTFWGILLSLAIGGWILSGKSGKQRQKETQS, via the coding sequence TTGGAAGCACTTTGGCTCGAATATGCATGGACATTATTAATACTAATAGGCTTAGAAGGTATTTTATCTGCTGACAACGCACTTGTACTCGCAGTAATCGCAAAACACCTGCCGGGAGATCAAAAAAAGCGTGCCATTGACCTTGGTATTTATATGGCATTCGTTTTCCGGTTCGCTGCCATTTTCCTAATATCGTTTCTGGCAAACGTCTGGGAAGTTCAGGCACTTGGAGCAGCCTATCTCATTTACCTGGGCGGGAAACACGTTTATAAAAATCTTAACCCGAAAGATGAGAGTCATGAAAAAGAATTAAAGCCAGGTTCGGGCTTCTGGCCTACTGTAGCTAAAATCGGAGTGGCCGATGTAGCCTTTGCAGTTGATTCAATTCTTGCAGCTGTTGCACTTGCCGTGGCACTGCCACTGACACCATTGCCACAGATCGGCGGAATGGACGGTGGACAATTTATCGTAATTGTCATCGCAAGTATTGCAGGTCTTGTACTGATCAAGTTTGCTGCCACCTGGTTCGTTAAACTTCTTGAAGTACGACCAGGCCTGGAAACTACTGCATACCTGATTGTCGGATGGGTTGGTGTAAAACTCGCTGTAATTACCCTTTCCCACGAGGATGTTGGCGTATTACCACATGACTTTGCACACAGCACAGGCTGGACATTAACTTTCTGGGGCATACTGCTATCGCTTGCTATAGGCGGATGGATCTTGTCCGGGAAAAGTGGAAAACAAAGACAAAAAGAAACACAATCATAA
- a CDS encoding VOC family protein: MEKKFFEKPTIYVGEVNINVTNLEKSLEFYQNIIGFSVLEQTDRKAVLTANGKRALLTLEQPEDVVPKEGRTTGLYHFAILLPSRADLSSFLKHMIQTNTRLGASDHYVSEALYLSDPDGNGIEVYRDRPSSEWSWTGDQVAMATEPLDGESLLAESQQTWNGMPEDTVMGHIHLHVADLKKTEEFYMEGLGFNIVTNYPGALFTSTGDYHHHIGLNVWNGAGAPAPAKNSAGMNWYTLVFPDEVTREARVEKLQQIGAVVTKEQDVYAAEDPSGNVIHLVVE; encoded by the coding sequence ATGGAAAAGAAGTTTTTTGAGAAACCGACAATCTATGTTGGCGAAGTAAATATAAATGTAACAAATCTGGAAAAATCACTCGAATTTTATCAAAATATCATCGGGTTTTCAGTATTGGAGCAAACAGATCGTAAAGCAGTATTGACTGCAAATGGAAAAAGGGCCTTACTGACACTGGAGCAGCCGGAAGATGTTGTACCGAAAGAGGGAAGGACTACCGGGTTGTATCACTTTGCAATTCTCCTGCCAAGCCGGGCTGACCTTTCTTCATTTTTAAAACATATGATCCAAACGAATACCCGCCTGGGCGCATCTGATCATTATGTGAGTGAAGCACTTTATTTGTCTGACCCGGACGGTAATGGAATTGAAGTATACCGTGACCGGCCATCTTCCGAGTGGAGTTGGACTGGTGACCAGGTTGCGATGGCTACGGAGCCGCTTGATGGCGAGAGCCTGCTTGCGGAAAGCCAGCAAACATGGAATGGTATGCCGGAAGATACGGTGATGGGACATATTCATTTGCATGTGGCAGACCTGAAAAAAACAGAAGAATTTTACATGGAAGGGCTCGGATTTAATATTGTTACCAATTATCCAGGTGCATTATTTACTTCAACCGGCGACTACCATCACCACATCGGGCTGAATGTCTGGAATGGAGCGGGAGCACCGGCACCAGCTAAAAACAGTGCAGGAATGAACTGGTATACACTTGTTTTCCCGGATGAAGTTACCAGAGAAGCAAGAGTTGAGAAACTGCAGCAAATTGGTGCTGTTGTGACAAAAGAGCAGGATGTTTATGCAGCAGAGGATCCTTCGGGGAATGTTATACACCTAGTTGTTGAGTAA
- a CDS encoding DUF3891 family protein: MIVRENEHDFVMIEQNYHAQISGKMATGLKDSLFSGKAFKKSVLYAIENHDYAWKLIDKEPFWNDQKQAPYTFVDFPNTPKTIFYKHGIDEVEKNDAYAGLLCSEHYSRFLSDNTSKEATAFVQQEKERRQRIIQSMDDFAEHLFDFHYGLLQFFDSLALYVCLNEPGISKENEHPFFRGGIPVSPSLTFFNDNKVPIYWKDDKTVIMNEFPFYHPLEIMIKQKRVSKDTISSQGLIGSYLRAVPEHVNIRLQSPEI; this comes from the coding sequence ATGATTGTACGAGAAAATGAGCATGATTTTGTTATGATTGAGCAGAATTACCATGCACAAATTTCCGGAAAGATGGCAACCGGTCTGAAAGATTCATTATTTTCAGGGAAAGCATTTAAAAAGTCTGTTTTATATGCAATTGAAAATCATGATTACGCGTGGAAATTGATTGACAAAGAGCCATTTTGGAATGACCAAAAACAGGCTCCTTATACGTTTGTTGATTTTCCGAATACACCAAAAACGATCTTTTATAAACATGGGATTGATGAAGTGGAAAAAAATGATGCCTATGCAGGATTACTGTGCAGCGAGCATTACTCCCGCTTTCTGTCCGACAATACCTCCAAAGAGGCAACAGCATTTGTGCAGCAGGAAAAAGAACGCCGGCAGCGAATCATCCAGTCTATGGACGATTTTGCTGAACATCTATTTGATTTCCATTATGGTCTGCTGCAGTTCTTTGATAGTCTTGCATTATATGTTTGCCTTAATGAGCCAGGGATATCCAAGGAAAATGAGCATCCGTTTTTCAGGGGCGGTATTCCTGTTTCTCCGTCACTTACTTTTTTTAACGACAATAAAGTACCTATTTATTGGAAAGATGACAAGACAGTAATTATGAACGAATTTCCTTTCTATCATCCTTTAGAAATCATGATTAAACAAAAAAGGGTGTCAAAAGATACTATTTCTTCACAAGGGTTAATTGGAAGTTATCTGCGTGCGGTGCCAGAACATGTTAATATCCGCTTACAATCACCTGAAATTTAG
- a CDS encoding catalase yields the protein MANDSDKYQTNIENDDTLTTKQGHPVTNNQNIRTVGNRGPATLENYDYIEKISHFDREKVPERIVHARGAGAHGYFETYGTAGDDPVSKYTRAKVFQEKGKQTPVFVRFSTVVHGRHSPETVRDPRGFAVKFYTEDGNWDLVGNNIKIFFIRDAMKFPDMIHAFRPDPVTNFQDSERFFDFCSNSPESFHMVTFMYSPWGIPANYRMMQGSGVNTYKWVNKDGEAVLVKYHWQPKQGIKNLTVEEANEIQATNFNHATQDLYEAIEQGDYPEWELFVQIMSDDEHPELDFDPLDDTKIWPEDQFPWLPVGKMVLNKNPEDFFTEVEQSSFGTGVLVDGLDFSDDKMLQGRTFSYSDTQRYRVGANYLQLPINAAKKRVATNHSGGNMRYESENVPEKNPHVNYEPSSLGGLKETKQTGKEYTPKVEGNLVRESIDRTSNTKQAGETYRSFEDWEKDELIKNLVGDLSECHQEIQDNMLSLAEEADEEYGRRLREGLAEASKMGSDGSSKNPLGNKDSEKAPGKAVDKGHDADPY from the coding sequence ATGGCTAACGATAGCGATAAGTATCAAACGAATATCGAAAACGATGATACACTGACGACTAAACAGGGTCATCCTGTTACTAACAACCAGAATATACGAACGGTGGGAAACCGCGGGCCTGCAACACTGGAAAACTATGATTACATTGAGAAAATAAGTCATTTCGACCGGGAAAAGGTTCCTGAGCGAATTGTTCATGCACGTGGTGCCGGTGCGCATGGGTATTTTGAGACATATGGAACTGCCGGTGATGACCCTGTTTCAAAATATACACGGGCAAAAGTGTTTCAGGAAAAAGGCAAACAGACGCCTGTTTTTGTCCGCTTTTCAACAGTTGTACACGGAAGGCATTCACCGGAAACAGTCCGGGACCCACGCGGGTTTGCAGTTAAATTTTACACAGAAGATGGAAATTGGGATTTGGTCGGGAATAACATAAAAATCTTTTTCATTCGTGATGCGATGAAATTCCCTGATATGATCCATGCTTTTCGGCCTGATCCAGTTACGAATTTTCAGGATAGCGAGCGCTTTTTTGATTTCTGTTCAAACTCGCCGGAATCATTCCATATGGTCACGTTTATGTATTCACCATGGGGGATTCCTGCAAACTACCGAATGATGCAGGGGTCTGGAGTGAACACGTATAAATGGGTCAACAAGGATGGAGAGGCAGTACTTGTTAAATATCATTGGCAGCCAAAGCAGGGAATCAAAAACCTGACAGTGGAGGAAGCAAACGAAATCCAGGCAACCAATTTTAATCATGCAACGCAGGATTTGTATGAAGCGATTGAACAGGGAGATTATCCTGAATGGGAACTTTTCGTTCAAATCATGAGTGATGATGAGCACCCGGAACTTGATTTTGACCCGCTTGATGACACAAAAATTTGGCCTGAAGATCAATTCCCGTGGCTTCCGGTTGGAAAAATGGTGCTGAACAAAAACCCGGAAGATTTTTTTACTGAAGTGGAACAGTCATCATTCGGTACAGGGGTTCTTGTCGACGGACTGGATTTCTCTGATGACAAAATGCTTCAGGGAAGGACATTTTCCTATTCTGATACACAGCGGTACCGTGTTGGGGCCAATTATCTGCAATTACCTATCAATGCCGCCAAAAAACGGGTTGCAACGAATCATTCAGGTGGAAATATGCGGTATGAGTCGGAAAATGTACCAGAAAAAAATCCGCATGTTAACTATGAACCATCATCACTTGGTGGATTAAAAGAGACAAAACAAACTGGTAAAGAATATACACCAAAAGTTGAAGGTAACCTGGTACGGGAAAGTATTGACCGAACAAGTAATACGAAACAAGCCGGAGAAACATACCGGAGTTTTGAAGACTGGGAAAAAGATGAGTTAATCAAAAACCTTGTAGGGGATCTCTCGGAATGTCACCAGGAAATTCAGGATAATATGCTTTCACTTGCAGAGGAAGCTGACGAAGAATACGGACGACGCCTCCGGGAAGGATTGGCCGAGGCAAGTAAGATGGGCTCAGACGGATCAAGTAAAAATCCACTCGGCAACAAAGATAGTGAAAAAGCACCTGGTAAAGCAGTTGACAAAGGACATGACGCAGATCCATATTAA